A genomic stretch from Ictalurus punctatus breed USDA103 chromosome 2, Coco_2.0, whole genome shotgun sequence includes:
- the LOC108280157 gene encoding polymeric immunoglobulin receptor: protein MMKCLYLLSAVFHVAAGCALSGDNPTEITGHKGGSVLFPCSCSDLHTKPQKFTWETFRTGRLTEVLNDEHYRGRLQLFNNISPANLSLLISDLREEDEGSYWCRTEKEHREVWLYVKGCELVKKKGVEGVTVFTGESVVLPCVCTDLQDKPKSLKWEFSIPAIGIDHFQEIYPEQTGRHGNRVKLVSNNAPGNLSLLISDLTEEDQGLYRCSVQADRRVFRLSVKVGRRETSTHSRKTDTTPPSEPPQSKTTISPPASSSTTLEQDKQQTHSSLPLGAKTFHQQ, encoded by the exons gcTGTGCTCTCTCTGGTGATAATCCGACAGAAATCACAGGACACAAAGGTGGTTCAGTGCTGTTCCCCTGCTCCTGCTCTGACCTGCACACCAAACCTCAGAAATTCACCTGGGAGACCTTCAGAACAGGACGTCTGACAGAAGTGTTAAATGATGAACACTACCGTGGCAGACTTCAGCTGTTTAATAACATTTCTCCTGCTAATCTGTCTCTGCTCATATCTGACCTGAGAGAAGAGGATGAGGGATCCTACTGGTGCAGGACTGAGAAGGAACACAGAGAGGTCTGGCTTTATGTTAAAG GCTGTGAGCTGGTGAAGAAGAAAGGGGTAGAGGGTGTGACTGTGTTCACGGGAGAGTCTGTAGTTCTGCCCTGCGTCTGCACTGACCTACAGGACAAACCAAAGTCTCTAAAATGGGAGTTTTCAATACCAGCAATTGGAATCGATCACTTTCAGGAAATTTACCCTGAACAGACTGGACGTCACGGAAACAGAGTCAAACTGGTCAGTAACAACGCTCCAGGAAACCTCTCTCTACTCATATCAGACCTGACTGAAGAGGACCAGGGACTCTACAGATGTTCTGTACAGGCTGATAGAAGAGTTTTTAGATTATCTGTTAAAG TAGGAAGAAGAGAAACTTCAACACACTCGAGGAAAACAGACACAACACCTCCATCAGAACCGCCTCAGAGTAAAACAACAATCTCTCCACCTGCATCATCCTCaacaacactggaacaagataaacagcaaacacacagcagcCTCCCTctaggtgccaaaacttttcatCAGCAATGA